Proteins from a single region of Ziziphus jujuba cultivar Dongzao chromosome 1, ASM3175591v1:
- the LOC107428009 gene encoding calmodulin-binding receptor-like cytoplasmic kinase 3 isoform X1 — MDITVWLGLLVLVQLPTLYASGFLIESEVCGGLIAYSTSSGHEVFSINGNSVEVCGGLIAYSTSSGYEVFSINGNSVDRDLFCEALQIYNANGCILEGYLGSNPCRVDLLAADNLSETGRKLLQEDSRDEPTVHDPKKIYRTGGNDSKTVSTPKTFGMVAAGAFLACCLFLCPCFHRKRKNAAHSVLEKDPHSKMNGSVPAVDSTTSFGVNSPAENIKASPLRIPASPKFSASPKLSRLGSVHLNLNQVARATRNFSPSLQIGEGGFGTVYRAQLDDGQVVAIKRAKKEYFENLRTEFSSEIDLLAKIDHRNLVKLLGYVDKGNERLIITEYVPNGTLREHLDGIRGKILDFNQRLEIAIDVAHGLTYLHLYAEKQIIHRDVKASNILLTESMRAKVADFGFARLGPMDSDQTHISTKVKGTVGYLDPEYMRTYQLTPKSDVYSFGVLLIEIISGRRPVELKRPVDERVTLRWAFNKFNEGSVAELVDPSMGEVVDAEVLTKMLELAIQCAAPIRADRPDMKSVGEQLWAIRADYVRSTRRG; from the exons ATGGATATAACTGTGTGGTTAGGTTTGCTTGTATTGGTGCAATTGCCAACACTCTATGCTTCTGGTTTCCTCATCGAGTCAGAAGTCTGTGGTGGCCTCATTGCCTATTCAACTTCATCTGGCCATGAAGTGTTTAGCATAAATGGGAATTCAGTTGAAGTCTGTGGTGGCCTCATTGCCTATTCAACTTCATCTGGCTATGAAGTGTTTAGCATAAATGGGAATTCAGTTGACAGAGATCTATTCTGTGAGGCTCTCCAAATATACAATGCAAATGGTTGTATTCTTGAGGGCTATCTTGGAAGTAATCCCTGTAGAGTGGATCTTTTAGCAG CTGACAATTTGTCTGAGACAGGAAGGAAACTTTTGCAAGAGGATTCAAGAGATGAACCGACGGTCCATGATCCCAAAAAGATTTATCGAACAGGGGGGAATGATTCCAAAACTGTGTCAACACCAAAAACGTTTGGTATGGTAGCAGCCGGAGCTTTTTTAGCATGCTGTTTGTTTCTTTGTCCCTGCTTTCataggaaaaggaaaaatgctGCGCACAGTGTTCTTGAAAAGGATCCACATTCAA AGATGAATGGTTCTGTTCCTGCAGTGGATTCAACCACTTCTTTTGGAGTGAATTCTCCTGCTGAGAATATAAAGGCCAGCCCTCTAAGGATACCAGCTAGTCCTAAATTCTCAGCGTCTCCAAAACTCTCCAGACTTGGGTCCGTACATCTAAATTTGAATCAGGTTGCTCGAGCAACTCGTAATTTCTCGCCATCACTACAAATAGGAGAGGGGGGGTTTGGAACAGTCTACAGAGCGCAATTAGATGATGGCCAAGTGGTTGCCATAAAACGAGCAAAGAAG GAATACTTTGAGAATCTCAGAACTGAATTTAGCAGTGAAATTGATCTTCTTGCCAAAATCGATCATCGGAATCTTGTAAAGTTACTTGGTTATGTTGATAAAGGAAATGAACGCCTTATCATTACAGAGTATGTTCCAAATGGTACTCTTAGAGAACACTTAGATG GTATACGTGGAAAAATTCTGGATTTCAATCAACGACTTGAAATTGCCATTGATGTTGCTCATGGTTTAACTTACCTCCATCTATAtgcag AGAAGCAAATAATCCATCGAGATGTTAAAGCATCCAACATTCTTCTGACAGAAAGCATGAGAGCTAAAGTGGCTGATTTTGGATTTGCAAGGCTTGGTCCAATGGATTCTGACCAAACACACATTTCGACTAAAGTGAAAGGCACAGTCGGTTACCTAGACCCTGAGTATATGAGGACCTATCAACTCACTCCAAAGAGTGATGTCTACTCATTTGGAGTTTTACTTATTGAAATTATATCAGGGCGCCGTCCTGTGGAGCTAAAAAGACCTGTGGATGAGCGGGTGACACTCAGATGG GCCTTCAACAAGTTTAATGAAGGAAGTGTAGCAGAATTGGTAGATCCTTCAATGGGGGAAGTAGTAGATGCAGAAGTACTCACGAAAATGTTGGAGTTGGCAATCCAGTGTGCAGCGCCCATCAGAGCCGATCGGCCAGACATGAAATCAGTGGGGGAGCAGCTTTGGGCAATAAGAGCTGACTACGTTAGGAGTACAAGAAGAGGGTAA
- the LOC107428009 gene encoding calmodulin-binding receptor-like cytoplasmic kinase 3 isoform X2: MDITVWLGLLVLVQLPTLYASGFLIESEVCGGLIAYSTSSGHEVFSINGNSVEVCGGLIAYSTSSGYEVFSINGNSVDRDLFCEALQIYNANGCILEGYLGSNPCRVDLLAGRKLLQEDSRDEPTVHDPKKIYRTGGNDSKTVSTPKTFGMVAAGAFLACCLFLCPCFHRKRKNAAHSVLEKDPHSKMNGSVPAVDSTTSFGVNSPAENIKASPLRIPASPKFSASPKLSRLGSVHLNLNQVARATRNFSPSLQIGEGGFGTVYRAQLDDGQVVAIKRAKKEYFENLRTEFSSEIDLLAKIDHRNLVKLLGYVDKGNERLIITEYVPNGTLREHLDGIRGKILDFNQRLEIAIDVAHGLTYLHLYAEKQIIHRDVKASNILLTESMRAKVADFGFARLGPMDSDQTHISTKVKGTVGYLDPEYMRTYQLTPKSDVYSFGVLLIEIISGRRPVELKRPVDERVTLRWAFNKFNEGSVAELVDPSMGEVVDAEVLTKMLELAIQCAAPIRADRPDMKSVGEQLWAIRADYVRSTRRG, from the exons ATGGATATAACTGTGTGGTTAGGTTTGCTTGTATTGGTGCAATTGCCAACACTCTATGCTTCTGGTTTCCTCATCGAGTCAGAAGTCTGTGGTGGCCTCATTGCCTATTCAACTTCATCTGGCCATGAAGTGTTTAGCATAAATGGGAATTCAGTTGAAGTCTGTGGTGGCCTCATTGCCTATTCAACTTCATCTGGCTATGAAGTGTTTAGCATAAATGGGAATTCAGTTGACAGAGATCTATTCTGTGAGGCTCTCCAAATATACAATGCAAATGGTTGTATTCTTGAGGGCTATCTTGGAAGTAATCCCTGTAGAGTGGATCTTTTAGCAG GAAGGAAACTTTTGCAAGAGGATTCAAGAGATGAACCGACGGTCCATGATCCCAAAAAGATTTATCGAACAGGGGGGAATGATTCCAAAACTGTGTCAACACCAAAAACGTTTGGTATGGTAGCAGCCGGAGCTTTTTTAGCATGCTGTTTGTTTCTTTGTCCCTGCTTTCataggaaaaggaaaaatgctGCGCACAGTGTTCTTGAAAAGGATCCACATTCAA AGATGAATGGTTCTGTTCCTGCAGTGGATTCAACCACTTCTTTTGGAGTGAATTCTCCTGCTGAGAATATAAAGGCCAGCCCTCTAAGGATACCAGCTAGTCCTAAATTCTCAGCGTCTCCAAAACTCTCCAGACTTGGGTCCGTACATCTAAATTTGAATCAGGTTGCTCGAGCAACTCGTAATTTCTCGCCATCACTACAAATAGGAGAGGGGGGGTTTGGAACAGTCTACAGAGCGCAATTAGATGATGGCCAAGTGGTTGCCATAAAACGAGCAAAGAAG GAATACTTTGAGAATCTCAGAACTGAATTTAGCAGTGAAATTGATCTTCTTGCCAAAATCGATCATCGGAATCTTGTAAAGTTACTTGGTTATGTTGATAAAGGAAATGAACGCCTTATCATTACAGAGTATGTTCCAAATGGTACTCTTAGAGAACACTTAGATG GTATACGTGGAAAAATTCTGGATTTCAATCAACGACTTGAAATTGCCATTGATGTTGCTCATGGTTTAACTTACCTCCATCTATAtgcag AGAAGCAAATAATCCATCGAGATGTTAAAGCATCCAACATTCTTCTGACAGAAAGCATGAGAGCTAAAGTGGCTGATTTTGGATTTGCAAGGCTTGGTCCAATGGATTCTGACCAAACACACATTTCGACTAAAGTGAAAGGCACAGTCGGTTACCTAGACCCTGAGTATATGAGGACCTATCAACTCACTCCAAAGAGTGATGTCTACTCATTTGGAGTTTTACTTATTGAAATTATATCAGGGCGCCGTCCTGTGGAGCTAAAAAGACCTGTGGATGAGCGGGTGACACTCAGATGG GCCTTCAACAAGTTTAATGAAGGAAGTGTAGCAGAATTGGTAGATCCTTCAATGGGGGAAGTAGTAGATGCAGAAGTACTCACGAAAATGTTGGAGTTGGCAATCCAGTGTGCAGCGCCCATCAGAGCCGATCGGCCAGACATGAAATCAGTGGGGGAGCAGCTTTGGGCAATAAGAGCTGACTACGTTAGGAGTACAAGAAGAGGGTAA
- the LOC107428001 gene encoding putative chloride channel-like protein CLC-g: MSGNSDDSANLNAAEHENGYDHDQDSLTVPLLSIQRSTPNNTSQVAIVGASICPIESLDYEIFENEFFKQDWRSREKIHIFQYIFMKWLLAFLIGLIVSLIGFCNNLAVENLAGVKFVVTSNMMLKGRYGIAFLVFSLSNLVLTLFASMITAFISPEAAGSGIPEVKAYLNGVDAPGIFSLRTLVVKVVGSVTAVSSSLLIGKAGPMVHTGACVASLLGQGGSRRYGLTWRWLRFFKNDRDRRDLVTCGAAAGIAASFRSPVGGVLFALEEMSSWWRSALLWRSFFSTAVVAIVLRALIDVCLSGKCGLFGTGGLIMFDVYSASISYHLVDVPPVLVLGVVGGILGSLYNFLLDKVLRLYNIINEKSAAYRIFLACSISIFTSCLLFGLPWLASCRACPSDASEACPTIGRSGNYKKFQCLPDQYNDLASLIFNTNDDAIRNLFSKNTDDEFHYSSMGVFFVTCFFLSIFSYGIVAPAGLFVPVIVTGASYGRFVGMLIGSHSNLNHGLYAVLGAASFLGGSMRMTVSLCVIILELTNNLLLLPLIMLVLLVSKTVADAFNGNIYDLIMKLKGFPYLETHAEPYMRQLTVGDVVTGPLQLFSGIEKVGNILHVLRNTKHNGFPVIDEPPISETPVLFGIILRAHLITLLKKKAFLSSPVRSNIDAFKQFSSVDFAKRGSGNGDRIEDIELTEEEKEMFIDLHPFTNASPYTVVETMSLAKALILFREVGLRHLLVIPKISGRSPVVGILTRHDFMPEHILSLHPLLEKSKWKRLRIRFPLLRKMF; this comes from the exons ATGTCTGGCAACAGCGATGACTCAGCAAATCTCAATGCAGCAGAGCACGAAAATGGCTATGATCATGACCAGGATTCACTCACCGTTCCTCTACTCTCCATTCAGAGATCGACCCCAAACAACACCTCTCAGGTCGCCATCGTCGGCGCCAGTATTTGCCCCATCGAGAGCCTCGATTACGA AATATTCGAGAACGAGTTCTTCAAGCAGGACTGGAGAAGCCGCGAAAAGATTCATATATTTCAGTACATATTCATGAAGTGGCTGTTGGCTTTCCTTATAGGTTTGATCGTCAGCCTTATCGGCTTTTGTAATAACCTCGCCGTTGAGAATCTAGCCGGTGTCAAGTTCGTCGTCACCTCCAACATGATGTTGAAGGGgag GTACGGGATtgcttttcttgtgttttccctTTCAAATCTGGTTCTCACTCTGTTCGCGTCCATGATCACGGCCTTTATATCACCTGAGGCTGCAGGTTCGGGTATACCGGAAGTGAAGGCTTACCTGAATGGCGTTGACGCGCCTGGAATCTTTTCGTTGCGGACTTTGGTTGTGAAG GTTGTTGGCAGTGTAACTGCAGTCTCATCATCTCTTCTTATTGGGAAGGCAGGGCCCATGGTGCATACTGGTGCATGTGTTGCATCACTATTGGGTCAGGGTGGATCAAGGAGATATGGTTTGACATGGAGATGGCTACgttttttcaaaaatgataGAGACCGACGAGATCTTGTAACATGTGGAGCAGCAGCTGGCATTGCTGCCTCTTTCCGTTCCCCTGTTGGTGGTGTGCTATTTGCTCTTGAAGAGATGTCTTCTTG GTGGAGAAGTGCCCTTCTGTGGAGATCTTTCTTTTCAACTGCTGTAGTTGCTATTGTGCTCCGGGCTTTGATTGATGTTTGTTTAAGTGGCAAATGTGGTCTATTTGGTACAGGGGGGCTGATAATGTTTGATGTTTAttcagcaagtatttcatatcACCTTGTCGATGTGCCTCCTGTGCTTGTCCTTGGTGTTGTAGGGGGCATATTAGGAAGTTTATACAATTTTCTCTTGGACAAAGTTCTCCGTTTATACAATATCATCAATGA GAAAAGTGCTGCTTACAGAATTTTTCTTGCTTGTTCAATCTCCATTTTCACATCTTGCCTTCTTTTTGGATTGCCATGGCTTGCATCTTGCCGGGCTTGTCCATCTGATGCATCAGAAGCCTGTCCAACAATTGGCCGGTCTGGTAATTACAAGAAGTTCCAATGTCTTCCTGATCAGTATAATGATCTTGCGAGCCTAATATTTAACACAAATGATGATGCTATCAGAAATCTTTTCAGCAAAAACACCGATGATGAGTTTCACTACTCGTCAATGGGCGTATTTTTTGTCACCTGCTTTTTTTTAAGCATCTTTAGCTATGGAATTGTTGCTCCTGCGGGTCTTTTTGTGCCTGTTATTGTGACTGGTGCATCTTATGGACGTTTTGTCGGAATGTTAATTGGTTCACACTCAAACTTAAACCATGGTCTTTATGCTGTGCTCGGTGCTGCTTCTTTTCTTGGTGGATCTATGAGGATGACGGTGTCTCTCTGTGTAATCATTTTGGAACTGACAAATAATCTGTTATTGCTTCCCTTAATAATGCTGGTTCTTCTTGTTTCCAAGACTGTGGCAGATGCTTTCAATGGGAACATATATGATCTTATTATGAAATTAAAGGGATTTCCTTATCTGGAAACTCATGCTGAACCATATATGAGGCAGCTCACGGTAGGCGATGTGGTAACAGGTCCACTTCAGCTCTTTAGTGGTATTGAGAAGGTTGGTAACATATTACATGTTCTCAGAAACACAAAGCACAATGGGTTCCCTGTAATTGATGAGCCTCCAATCTCTGAAACTCCAGTTTTGTTTGGTATAATACTCCGCGCCCATCTTATTACGTTATTGAAGAAGAAAGCTTTCTTATCTTCACCAGTACGCTCAAATATCGATGCCTTTAAGCAATTCTCATCGGTGGATTTTGCAAAGAGGGGATCGGGCAATGGTGACAGGATAGAAGATATAGAATTGACTGAGGAGGAGAAGGAAATGTTCATAGACTTGCATCCATTTACCAATGCTTCACCTTATACTGTTGTGGAAACAATGTCACTGGCAAAGGCTCTCATACTTTTTCGGGAAGTTGGTTTAAGGCACTTGTTGGTGATACCCAAGATCTCTGGC AGATCTCCTGTGGTTGGTATATTGACGAGACATGATTTCATGCCTGAACATATACTGAGTTTGCACCCTTTGCTGGAGAAGAGCAAGTGGAAAAGATTGAGAATTCGATTCCCCCTTCTTCGTAAAATGTTTTAA
- the LOC107428009 gene encoding calmodulin-binding receptor-like cytoplasmic kinase 3 isoform X3, producing MDITVWLGLLVLVQLPTLYASGFLIESEVCGGLIAYSTSSGHEVFSINGNSVEVCGGLIAYSTSSGYEVFSINGNSVDRDLFCEALQIYNANGCILEGYLGSNPCRVDLLAADNLSETGRKLLQEDSRDEPTVHDPKKIYRTGGNDSKTVSTPKTFGMVAAGAFLACCLFLCPCFHRKRKNAAHSVLEKDPHSMDSTTSFGVNSPAENIKASPLRIPASPKFSASPKLSRLGSVHLNLNQVARATRNFSPSLQIGEGGFGTVYRAQLDDGQVVAIKRAKKEYFENLRTEFSSEIDLLAKIDHRNLVKLLGYVDKGNERLIITEYVPNGTLREHLDGIRGKILDFNQRLEIAIDVAHGLTYLHLYAEKQIIHRDVKASNILLTESMRAKVADFGFARLGPMDSDQTHISTKVKGTVGYLDPEYMRTYQLTPKSDVYSFGVLLIEIISGRRPVELKRPVDERVTLRWAFNKFNEGSVAELVDPSMGEVVDAEVLTKMLELAIQCAAPIRADRPDMKSVGEQLWAIRADYVRSTRRG from the exons ATGGATATAACTGTGTGGTTAGGTTTGCTTGTATTGGTGCAATTGCCAACACTCTATGCTTCTGGTTTCCTCATCGAGTCAGAAGTCTGTGGTGGCCTCATTGCCTATTCAACTTCATCTGGCCATGAAGTGTTTAGCATAAATGGGAATTCAGTTGAAGTCTGTGGTGGCCTCATTGCCTATTCAACTTCATCTGGCTATGAAGTGTTTAGCATAAATGGGAATTCAGTTGACAGAGATCTATTCTGTGAGGCTCTCCAAATATACAATGCAAATGGTTGTATTCTTGAGGGCTATCTTGGAAGTAATCCCTGTAGAGTGGATCTTTTAGCAG CTGACAATTTGTCTGAGACAGGAAGGAAACTTTTGCAAGAGGATTCAAGAGATGAACCGACGGTCCATGATCCCAAAAAGATTTATCGAACAGGGGGGAATGATTCCAAAACTGTGTCAACACCAAAAACGTTTGGTATGGTAGCAGCCGGAGCTTTTTTAGCATGCTGTTTGTTTCTTTGTCCCTGCTTTCataggaaaaggaaaaatgctGCGCACAGTGTTCTTGAAAAGGATCCACATTCAA TGGATTCAACCACTTCTTTTGGAGTGAATTCTCCTGCTGAGAATATAAAGGCCAGCCCTCTAAGGATACCAGCTAGTCCTAAATTCTCAGCGTCTCCAAAACTCTCCAGACTTGGGTCCGTACATCTAAATTTGAATCAGGTTGCTCGAGCAACTCGTAATTTCTCGCCATCACTACAAATAGGAGAGGGGGGGTTTGGAACAGTCTACAGAGCGCAATTAGATGATGGCCAAGTGGTTGCCATAAAACGAGCAAAGAAG GAATACTTTGAGAATCTCAGAACTGAATTTAGCAGTGAAATTGATCTTCTTGCCAAAATCGATCATCGGAATCTTGTAAAGTTACTTGGTTATGTTGATAAAGGAAATGAACGCCTTATCATTACAGAGTATGTTCCAAATGGTACTCTTAGAGAACACTTAGATG GTATACGTGGAAAAATTCTGGATTTCAATCAACGACTTGAAATTGCCATTGATGTTGCTCATGGTTTAACTTACCTCCATCTATAtgcag AGAAGCAAATAATCCATCGAGATGTTAAAGCATCCAACATTCTTCTGACAGAAAGCATGAGAGCTAAAGTGGCTGATTTTGGATTTGCAAGGCTTGGTCCAATGGATTCTGACCAAACACACATTTCGACTAAAGTGAAAGGCACAGTCGGTTACCTAGACCCTGAGTATATGAGGACCTATCAACTCACTCCAAAGAGTGATGTCTACTCATTTGGAGTTTTACTTATTGAAATTATATCAGGGCGCCGTCCTGTGGAGCTAAAAAGACCTGTGGATGAGCGGGTGACACTCAGATGG GCCTTCAACAAGTTTAATGAAGGAAGTGTAGCAGAATTGGTAGATCCTTCAATGGGGGAAGTAGTAGATGCAGAAGTACTCACGAAAATGTTGGAGTTGGCAATCCAGTGTGCAGCGCCCATCAGAGCCGATCGGCCAGACATGAAATCAGTGGGGGAGCAGCTTTGGGCAATAAGAGCTGACTACGTTAGGAGTACAAGAAGAGGGTAA